CGTGACGCGCAAAAACAGCGCCCATTCCGACACACCCAGCACACGCGCGGCCTGCTCGTACTGGCCCTCAACCGCCTCAAACGCGGCCCGGGCCGGCTTGAATACCAGCGGAAAGGTCACGATCGCCGCCGCCAGCACCGCGCCCTGCCAAGTAAAAATCAGGTTGATGCCAAAGTGTTGATACAGCCACGCACCTATCGGGCCGCGGCTGCCCACCAGCACCAGCAGGTAGTAGCCCAGCACCGTCGGTGGCAGCACCATCGGCAGCGTGCACAGGGTGTCGAGCAGCTCGCGCCCGACAAAGCGCTTGCGCGCCAGCAGCCAGCCCAGCGCCACGCCCAGCACCAGCGTGATCGCCGTGGCCCACAGCGCCACCTTGAGCGACAGGCGCAACACGATCCAGACGTCGGCTAGCGCATCCATGAGCTTGGTGTGGGCGCTGCAGAGCGCTCAGGGTTGCAGAAAGCCGTGGCGCTGCAAAATCGCTTGGCCCGAGGGCGCGAGCACAAAGGCGATGAAACGCTGCGCTGCCGCCGCGTTGGCCGAGTTGGCGCTGCGCACCGTGGGCGCAATCGGGTAGGTGATGGGCGTGGTGGTGGGCACCTGGAACGCCACCCGCACCCGATCCGGCATGAGCGCGGCGTCGGTGGCATAGACAAAGGCGGCCTCGACCTCGCCGCGCGACACGTAGTTGAGCGATTGGCGCACATTCAGGGTAAAAATTGCCTTGCCCGACAGCGCCGGCCACAGCCCAGCGGCCTCGAGCGCGCGCTGGGTGTAGCGCCCCACCGGTACGCTGTCCGGGTTGCCGATGGCCACCCGGCGCACGGCGGCTTGGGTCAAGTCGGGCAGGGTGCTCAGGTTCAGGCCGCTGTCGGCCGGCACCGCCAGCACCAGCAGGTTGCGTGTGAAATCGCGCCGCTGCTCGGCCACGATCAGGCCGCGCTGCTGTGCCAGATCCATGGTGAACTCGTCGGCGCTGGCAAACACATCCACCGGCGCGCCGCGGTCGATCTGCTGCAACAGCGCCCCCGAAGCGCCAAAGTTGAACACCACCCGCACATCCGGCTGCTGCGCCATGAAGGCGCGGCCGATGTCGTTGAAAGCGTTGGTCAGGCTGGCAGCCGCCGAGACCGTGATCTGCCCGGCGTGCGCGCCGGCGCTGGCGGCCAAAATGCTCACAATACAAAACAGACGACAGAGGAGGGCGCGCATGGGGACTCGCTTTCGTCGGGGTGGGGCCAGCGGTGGGGATTTCGGGGGAGGGGCTTTTGCAGGTTGGGTCCTGCAAAGCAGGGCGAGAAGGTCGGCCTGCTTTGCTCGCAGCGCAATATACCACGGTACATAACGCTTTTCGCATGCCATCTGCGCTACCGCATCAGCAAGCCGCGTGTAGGCCAGCAGGGCAGACGGGTTAATCGGGTATAAAAGGGTTCAGAACAGCTTGCGGGCTGTGAAGCTGTTTGAATCTCAATTTACTGGGGGCCTGAATCCGTGACTTCCCCCCTAAAACCCCCAAACCCCCTGTTCCCACCAACAACCATGCCCCCAGCAGGTGCAAGCGTCTCAAATGGCTGACCCAGTCGAGTTCGTTGTCAAGAAGCTGCCCTACGACCTGAGCAGCCACGGTGGCTTGGCCTTGGTGGGGCGCTTGTTCAAGCGCATCAACCTGCCGGCCATGGTCGATCCCAAGTATCCATTGCGCTCTGGTATTGCCAACAGCGACATCCTCAAGTGCTACGTCGCCATGCTCACCTTGGGCAAGAACGACTTCGAAGCCGTCGAAGCCTTTCGCAAGCAGCGCTTTGCCCACCAAGCCTTGGGCCTGCGTGCTGTGCCCTCCAGCGCCACCTTGCGCCAGCGCTTTGACGCCATGGGCTGCGAATGGAGCGAACTGGCCGACTCGATCAACCGCGCCATCAAACGGAAGCAATCATGCGAGTTCGGTTGCTGGCCGCAATCATGCCCCAGGCAATGCAGGCGATCCACGCGGGGAAAAAAGCATCAAGGCCAAACCTAGCGTAAAAATCGACAGTATAAAAACCATAATATAAACGGCGGTCATGACGACCCCCCATGTCAGAATACTTGTCGCCTCGATAGAACCCGGCTGTTCCTGACTTCAAAGTCATGAACCTTGGTGGTAGGAGGCTGTGGAGCTTGTGGTCGAAGGTCGGTGCGGTGGGCAACGCGTCAGCGTTGTCCACGGCCAGCCGACCGGTGCGCGCAGCGCATCGTCCACAAATCCACAGCCTGCACTGGCGCCGGGTGGCACAGCACACACTCGGGGGCGAGTGAAGAGAGAACGAAGTGGCTCGATACGGACAAGCATTCAAAAACCGCGTGGTAGCCCGGCTGCTGCCACCAGAGAGCGCCCCACTGGCGGCGCTGGCACAAGAGTTTGGCGTGAGCGCCGACACCCTAGAGCGCTGGCGCAGCGCCGCTTTGGCCCAGCCCGCGCAGCAGCGCAGTTGGACGGCGGCGGCGCGCCTCGAAGCGGTGATCAGCACAGCGGCGCTGGACGAGGCAGCGCGCAGCGCCTGGTGCCGCCAGCACGGCCTGTACCCGCACGATCTGGCGCAGTGGCACAGCAGCGCTGCGCAGGCCCTGGCCAGCCCCGAGGAGGCCCGCGCCAGCCCGCAGCAGACCAAGGAAGACCGGCGGCGCATCAAAGAGCTCGAACGCGAGCTGCGCCGCAAGGACAAGGCCCTGGCCGAGACGGCAGCGCTGCTGGTGCTGTCAAAAAAAGTCGAGGCGATCTTCCACAAGGGCGCGGCCGAATGATCGGCCTCGAAGATCGCCGCAGTTTGGCCCAAGACATCCAAGCGGCTCACGCAGCCGGTGCACGGCTGCACAAGGCCTGCGAGGTTGCCGGCATTGACGTGCGCACCCTGCAGCGCTGGCGCGCCGGTGCGGGCTTGCAACGCGGCGACGGCCGCCCACAGGCCGTGCGGCCTACGCCCGGGCATGCCTTGAGCCCCGTCGAGCGTGAGCAGATCCTGCGTGTGGCCAACCAGCCGCGCTTTGCCGACATGCCCCCGGCGCGCATTGTGCCGGCCTTGGCCGACGAGGGCGTGTATCTGGCCAGCGAATCCAGCTTTCAGCGCGTGCTGCGCGCGCATGGTCAGACGCAGCACCGCGGGCGCGCCAAGGCGCCGCGCGCCAGCCGCGCGCCAACCACCCACGTGGCCACGGCGCCGCGCCAACTGTGGTGCTGGGACATGAGCTACCTGCCGGCGCAGGTCACTGGGCGTTGGTTCTATCTGTACCTGATTCTGGACGTCTACAGCCGCAAGATCGTGGGCTTTGAAGTCCATGAGCGCGACGACTCCGTGCACGCCACGCAGTTGGTCAAGCGCACGGCGCTGGCCGAGGGCATCCACGCCTTGGACAACAAGCCCGTGCTGCACGGCGACAACGGCGCCACGCTCAAGGCCACCACCGTGCTGGCGATGCTGCACTGGCTGGGCGTCAAGCCCTCGTACTCGCGGCCCCGCGTCAGCGACGACAACGCCTTTGTGGAGAGCCTGTTTCGCACGGCCAAGTACAGGCCGCAGTATCCTGAAAAAGGGTTTGCCGACTTGCAGGCTGCGCGCCAGTGGGCGAGCGATTTCGTGCATTGGTACAACCATGAGCACCGCCACAGTGGCATCCGCTACGTCACGCCGGCGCAGCGCCATGCCGGACTGGACCAAGAGATTCTGCAAGCACGCCACGCCCTCTACGCCCAAGCCCGCGAAGACAACCCGCGGCGCTGGTCTGGCCCCACGCGCGACTGGTCACTCATCAAAACCGTCACCCTCAACCCTGAACGAACGGAGGTGCAAAACGCTGCCCTGACGCGCAGCATTACGCAGCCAATGGCTGCTTGAGGACGCGACAAGTTGCTTGACATGTACCGACGATGCCGCCCACTACGGTCGAGTAAAACATGCCCAAAGGCCCGAGAAGCAGCGTCAAAAAGAACGCTGCCAAAAGAGATTTTTCTTGCACGTTGACGATTTTAATGGTCGTGGTGGGCGTGGCGCCGTTATCGTTGACAGTCATGGGGGGTTTCACCAGAAAAGTTAAGTGGATTGATGTGTTGGTTAGACAGACGAGAGTTTCGGGGGGGTTAAGGGGTGACCTACAGGTGGAATAAGCAAATCGCCAATCGCTGCCGCGCCACACCACGGAGAAATTATTGCACAAGTAAGCCGTCAAACAAGCCGTTGAAAAACTCCCCCACACCCGCCCCAGATTTGCTATCATATGCATCACGGCATCTTGCAGATATAAGAGATTTGCAATGAGAGGTGTGCAGAGCTTTCAAGGAGTCATGTTCAGCTACATCAGCCTTGAAGACCGGGTATCGCCCCAGCACCCCTTGCGCAAGCTGCGCGCGCTGGTCGATGCCTTGCTCGCCAGTATGAGCGCCGAGTTCGAAGCCGTGTATGCGCGCAAAGGCCGCCCTTCGGTACCGCCCGAGATGCTCTTGAAAGCCCTGCTGCGACTTCAAAGGCCAAGAGCGTACCAACGACACCCATGCCAGCCGCACCGATGCCGATGCGCGCCTGTACAAGAAAGCCATGGGCGACAAGTCGCGGCTGTGCCACATGGGCCACATCCTGATGGACAACCGCAACGGCTTGGTGGTGGACGTCGAGATCACCCATGCCAACGGCACGGCAGAGCACCAAGCGGCGCTCAAGATGCTGGGGCGCCAAAGGCGCCGTGGGCGCAAGCAAACCGTGGGCGCCGACAAAAACTACGACTGCAAGGCCTTCGTGCAGGGCTGCCGCAAGCTGGGCATTACGCCCCATGTGCGGCCAAGAAGCAGCACTCGGCCATCGATGGGCGCACCAAGCGGCATGCGGGCTACCAAACCAGTCTGAAGGTGCGCAAGCGCATCGAAGAGGCCTTTGGCTGGATCAAGACCGTAGGCGGACTGGCCAAGACCAAGCTCAAGGTTCAGGCCAAGCTGACTGGGCAGGCGCTGATGTGCTTTGCGGCCTACAACTTGGTGCGCATGGGCTCCATGGGTGGCTGGTGGGATGCGCATCATGCGTGATTCTGGGCCGAGGTGCGTCCAAAATGGGCGCATTGGCATGAAACGGGCCGCGAAAGGGGTTGCAAAGGCTGGAAAATGCGCTCTGCGGCGGCTCGAGAGCAACGCGGCAGGGGGCGGGCGGCTTTGGTTTGCACTTTTCAACGGCCTGCTAGACTCTGTAGCCACCCACCCATGGTAAGGCCTCTTGGAAACGTTCATCCGCCAATCTGAAGGCCTGACACTGTGGGCCGAGACCTTTGGTGTTCCCAGCCACCCTGCCGTTTTGCTGGTGATGGGCGCCACGGGTCAAGGGGTTTTCTGGCCCGAGCGTTTTTGCATACAGCTTGCGCAGAGCGGCCACTTCGTCATCCGGTACGACCACCGCGACACCGGTCGGTCTTCCGCGGTCAGCGCGCTGCATCCCTACACCTTGAACGCGCTCACCAGCGATGCGGTGGCGGTGCTGGACGGCTTGAACGTGGCGAAGGCCGCCGTGGTGGGTTTGTCCATGGGTGGGTTCATCGGCCAACTGATGGCGACCCAACATCCGCAGCGTGTCGAACGCCTCGTGCTGATGTCCACCACTGCGGACCACCGCCCCTGCGTCGCCGCTTCCTTGGGGATTCCCACAACAAAGCTGCTGCGCCTGCCACCACCCACCTCGGCGTTTCAGGATTACATCAAGAAGGCTCGGCGACATCGCCCCAAAAGCGCAGACGACTTGTACGCCAGCGCCTACGATGCCTTGGCCGCGACCTACGCCGGGCCCAAGGGTTGCCCGACAGCCGAGGTCAAAGCCGCCATCCGTCTGGCATCTAGCCGAACGGACAACCTCATGGCTGCATTCAAGCACGGTTTGGCGGTGTCTGCTTCAAAGAACCGGCTCAAGCTCGTCAGGGATATACGGGTTCCGACGTTAGTCATTCATGGGCGCTTCGACCCCCTGTTTCCGCTGGAACATGGGCAGTACCTGGCCGAGAACATCCCCGGTGCCCAGATGTTGGTCCTGAACATGGGGCACTCGTTCATGTGGTCTTGGGACGACGAGGTCGGAGCAGCGGTGGAGGGCTTTCTCAGGTTGCCGCACTGAGAACCTTGATGTCCAAGCTGAAAGGCCCTTCCTGCGCATCGCCCAAGCGCAGGCAAGGGTTTCGAACCGAGGCAAAGCCGCCACCGTTCTCCATCGAGACGGTTCC
This sequence is a window from Serpentinimonas maccroryi. Protein-coding genes within it:
- the modB gene encoding molybdate ABC transporter permease subunit — encoded protein: MDALADVWIVLRLSLKVALWATAITLVLGVALGWLLARKRFVGRELLDTLCTLPMVLPPTVLGYYLLVLVGSRGPIGAWLYQHFGINLIFTWQGAVLAAAIVTFPLVFKPARAAFEAVEGQYEQAARVLGVSEWALFLRVTLPLAWRGIMAGLLLAFARALGEFGATLMIAGNIPGQTQTLSIAVYEAVQAGQDDMANVLAAITSIVCIAVLLSATRLMPGRVAHHQN
- a CDS encoding IS3 family transposase (programmed frameshift), whose protein sequence is MARYGQAFKNRVVARLLPPESAPLAALAQEFGVSADTLERWRSAALAQPAQQRSWTAAARLEAVISTAALDEAARSAWCRQHGLYPHDLAQWHSSAAQALASPEEARASPQQTKEDRRRIKELERELRRKDKALAETAALLVLSKKGRGDLPQGRGRMIGLEDRRSLAQDIQAAHAAGARLHKACEVAGIDVRTLQRWRAGAGLQRGDGRPQAVRPTPGHALSPVEREQILRVANQPRFADMPPARIVPALADEGVYLASESSFQRVLRAHGQTQHRGRAKAPRASRAPTTHVATAPRQLWCWDMSYLPAQVTGRWFYLYLILDVYSRKIVGFEVHERDDSVHATQLVKRTALAEGIHALDNKPVLHGDNGATLKATTVLAMLHWLGVKPSYSRPRVSDDNAFVESLFRTAKYRPQYPEKGFADLQAARQWASDFVHWYNHEHRHSGIRYVTPAQRHAGLDQEILQARHALYAQAREDNPRRWSGPTRDWSLIKTVTLNPERTEVQNAALTRSITQPMAA
- a CDS encoding alpha/beta fold hydrolase, with protein sequence METFIRQSEGLTLWAETFGVPSHPAVLLVMGATGQGVFWPERFCIQLAQSGHFVIRYDHRDTGRSSAVSALHPYTLNALTSDAVAVLDGLNVAKAAVVGLSMGGFIGQLMATQHPQRVERLVLMSTTADHRPCVAASLGIPTTKLLRLPPPTSAFQDYIKKARRHRPKSADDLYASAYDALAATYAGPKGCPTAEVKAAIRLASSRTDNLMAAFKHGLAVSASKNRLKLVRDIRVPTLVIHGRFDPLFPLEHGQYLAENIPGAQMLVLNMGHSFMWSWDDEVGAAVEGFLRLPH
- the modA gene encoding molybdate ABC transporter substrate-binding protein, giving the protein MRALLCRLFCIVSILAASAGAHAGQITVSAAASLTNAFNDIGRAFMAQQPDVRVVFNFGASGALLQQIDRGAPVDVFASADEFTMDLAQQRGLIVAEQRRDFTRNLLVLAVPADSGLNLSTLPDLTQAAVRRVAIGNPDSVPVGRYTQRALEAAGLWPALSGKAIFTLNVRQSLNYVSRGEVEAAFVYATDAALMPDRVRVAFQVPTTTPITYPIAPTVRSANSANAAAAQRFIAFVLAPSGQAILQRHGFLQP